In Nocardia asteroides, a single genomic region encodes these proteins:
- the purL gene encoding phosphoribosylformylglycinamidine synthase subunit PurL, producing the protein MTSQVDTVSAAVATPDTAQPYTELGLKDDEYARIREILGRRPTDAELAMYSVMWSEHCSYKSSKVHLRYFGETTTDAMRASMLAGIGENAGVVDIGDGWAVTFKVESHNHPSYVEPYQGAATGVGGIVRDIMAMGARPIAVMDQLRFGAADAADTRRVVDGVVRGVGGYGNSLGLPNVGGETVFDASYQGNPLVNALCAGVMRVEDLHLAFASGAGNKIILFGARTGLDGIGGVSVLASDTFSGDESGGGRKKLPSVQVGDPFTEKVLIECCLELYSAKLVVGIQDLGGAGLACATSELAAAGDGGMRVELDRVPLRAADMTPAEVLSSESQERMCAVVTPENVDAFLDVCRKWDVLATVIGEVTEGERLIVTWHGETVVDVPPRTVAHDGPVYERPVRRPDHQDALIADSTDRLARPGTPDELRATLLTMLASPQLCSRRWITEQYDRYVRGNTVLAEHADAGVIRIDENSGRGIALATDASGRYTKLDPYTGAQLALAEAFRNVAVTGATPKAVTNCLNFGSPEDPGVMWQFQQAVRGLADGCVALGIPVTGGNVSFYNQTGQDAILPTPVVGVLGVIDDVRRRIPTGLGTEPGETLILLGETRDEFGGSIWSQVVHDHLGGVPPQVDFAREQLLADVLTAGSRDGMISAAHDLSEGGLIQTVVEAALAGETGCRVLLPEGADPFVALFSESAGRVLVAVPRSEETRFSKMCEARGLPAVRIGVVDQGSDSVEVQGQFTVPLTELRAAFEGTLPRLFGALG; encoded by the coding sequence GTGACTTCGCAGGTCGACACCGTCAGCGCAGCCGTAGCAACCCCGGACACCGCGCAGCCCTACACCGAACTCGGGCTCAAGGACGACGAGTACGCCCGCATCAGGGAGATCCTCGGCAGGCGCCCCACCGACGCGGAGCTCGCGATGTACTCGGTGATGTGGAGCGAGCACTGCTCGTACAAGTCCTCCAAGGTGCACCTGCGCTACTTCGGTGAGACCACCACCGACGCGATGCGCGCCTCGATGCTGGCCGGGATCGGCGAGAACGCCGGCGTTGTCGACATCGGCGACGGCTGGGCGGTCACCTTCAAGGTGGAGAGCCACAACCACCCCTCCTACGTGGAGCCCTACCAGGGCGCGGCCACCGGCGTCGGCGGCATCGTCCGCGACATCATGGCCATGGGCGCGCGCCCGATCGCGGTGATGGACCAGCTGCGCTTCGGCGCCGCCGACGCCGCCGACACCAGGCGCGTGGTGGACGGCGTTGTCCGCGGGGTCGGCGGCTACGGCAACTCGCTCGGGCTGCCGAATGTCGGCGGCGAGACCGTCTTCGACGCCTCGTACCAGGGCAATCCGCTGGTGAATGCGCTCTGCGCGGGCGTCATGCGGGTGGAGGACCTGCACCTGGCCTTCGCCTCCGGCGCCGGCAACAAGATCATTCTGTTCGGTGCGCGCACCGGGCTGGACGGCATCGGCGGCGTCTCGGTGCTCGCCTCGGACACCTTCTCCGGCGACGAGTCCGGCGGCGGCCGCAAGAAGCTGCCGAGCGTCCAGGTCGGCGACCCGTTCACCGAGAAGGTGCTCATCGAGTGCTGCCTGGAGCTGTACTCGGCGAAGCTGGTGGTCGGCATCCAGGATCTCGGCGGCGCCGGGCTGGCCTGCGCCACCTCGGAGCTCGCCGCGGCCGGCGACGGCGGCATGCGGGTCGAGCTGGACCGGGTGCCGCTGCGCGCGGCCGACATGACCCCGGCCGAGGTGCTCTCCAGCGAGTCCCAGGAGCGCATGTGCGCGGTGGTGACCCCGGAGAACGTGGACGCCTTCCTCGACGTCTGCCGCAAGTGGGACGTGCTGGCCACGGTGATCGGCGAGGTCACCGAGGGTGAGCGGCTCATCGTCACGTGGCACGGGGAGACCGTGGTCGACGTCCCGCCGCGCACCGTCGCGCACGACGGCCCGGTCTACGAGCGCCCGGTGCGCCGCCCGGACCACCAGGACGCGCTGATCGCCGACAGCACCGACCGGCTGGCCCGCCCCGGCACCCCCGACGAGCTGCGCGCCACCCTGCTGACCATGCTGGCCAGCCCGCAGCTGTGCAGCCGCAGGTGGATCACCGAGCAGTACGACCGCTACGTGCGCGGCAACACCGTGCTCGCCGAGCACGCGGACGCCGGCGTCATCCGGATCGACGAGAACAGCGGCCGCGGCATCGCGCTCGCCACCGACGCCTCCGGCCGCTACACCAAGCTCGACCCGTACACCGGCGCGCAGCTGGCGCTGGCCGAGGCGTTCCGCAACGTCGCCGTCACCGGCGCCACCCCCAAGGCCGTCACCAACTGCCTGAACTTCGGCTCGCCCGAGGATCCGGGCGTCATGTGGCAGTTCCAGCAGGCGGTCCGCGGGCTCGCGGACGGCTGCGTCGCGCTCGGTATCCCGGTGACCGGCGGCAATGTCAGCTTCTACAACCAGACCGGGCAGGACGCGATCCTGCCGACCCCGGTGGTCGGCGTGCTCGGCGTCATCGACGACGTGCGCCGGCGCATCCCCACCGGCCTCGGCACCGAGCCGGGCGAGACGCTGATCCTGCTCGGCGAGACCCGCGACGAGTTCGGCGGCTCGATCTGGTCCCAGGTGGTGCACGACCACCTCGGCGGCGTCCCGCCGCAGGTCGACTTCGCCCGCGAGCAGCTGCTGGCCGATGTGCTCACCGCCGGATCGCGGGACGGCATGATCAGCGCCGCGCACGACCTCTCCGAGGGCGGGCTGATCCAGACCGTCGTCGAGGCGGCGCTGGCGGGCGAGACCGGCTGCCGGGTGCTGCTGCCGGAGGGCGCCGACCCGTTCGTCGCGCTCTTCTCCGAATCCGCGGGCCGGGTGCTCGTCGCCGTGCCGCGCTCCGAGGAGACCAGGTTCAGCAAGATGTGCGAGGCCCGCGGGCTGCCCGCGGTGCGCATCGGCGTCGTCGACCAGGGCTCCGACTCGGTGGAGGTGCAGGGCCAGTTCACGGTGCCGCTCACCGAGCTGCGGGCCGCCTTCGAGGGCACCCTGCCCAGGCTCTTCGGCGCCCTGGGCTGA
- a CDS encoding YiaA/YiaB family inner membrane protein — translation MSTTNAQSKMTGAYVAQAAIAFGVSLIGAGVGILYLPLDVWQRGFLAMSVLFLVTSSFTLAKVVRDRQESDSLRVRVDEARLEKLIAEHDPFKTG, via the coding sequence ATGAGCACTACCAACGCACAGTCGAAGATGACCGGGGCCTACGTGGCGCAGGCCGCGATCGCGTTCGGCGTCAGCTTGATCGGGGCGGGCGTCGGCATCCTCTACCTGCCGCTGGACGTGTGGCAGCGCGGCTTCCTCGCGATGTCCGTGCTGTTCCTGGTGACCAGCTCCTTCACCCTCGCCAAGGTGGTCAGGGACCGGCAGGAATCGGATTCGCTGCGGGTCCGGGTCGACGAGGCGCGGCTGGAGAAGCTGATCGCCGAGCACGACCCGTTCAAGACCGGCTGA